The DNA sequence TTGAGTTAACTCTTTCACGATTAAATCAACGCCATTGGGTTTAGGACCGGCCCGAAGGGAAACATGAGCGGCTCCTGTATCTAATGGCACAATATCATCGGTTGATATCAGTTTTAACCTTATTTTAGGGTACTTCTCTCTAAATGCTTTTAGTGCCGGTGTTATAACCGAAGAGTATGAGCTAACCGTAGTAATACGCAATTCACCACTGAGATTACCTTCAATATTTTGTAAGCGATTGGCAAGGCTGGCAAATTTTGCGATAACTTCAGGCATTTCATCCATCAATAAAAGGCCTGCATCGGTAAGTTTATAGCCCCGTTGGTGACGAATAAATAAGGTGACTTCTAGTTTCGCTTCTAACTGATTAACTCGCCTTAGTACCGTAGCATGATTAACGCCTAATGATTGTGCCGCTTTACTTAAGCTGCCATCTATAGCGACTTGATAGGCAATTTTATAGTCATCCCAAGATAAATCGATCATTAGTTATGGCTTAGTTGTGCGTATTTGCACAATAGTTTCTCATTTATTGATATTTTTTGCTAGGTCAATAATGGCTATCATAGCTTTAATGTTTCAGTTTGTGGTTTAGTTATGAAGATACGAAATACAGAGCAAGGCTTTGGCTGGTTAGCGATTTTGCTTCACTGGTTAATGGCGATAACTATTTTCGGCTTATTTGGATTAGGCCTGTATATGGTTGAGCTTAGTTATTATGACGCTTGGTATAAAGGCTCACTTGATTTACATAAAGGCATAGGGGCATTTCTCGCCATTATTTTTATTATCCGTCTCTTTTGGCGGGTGGTAAATATAATGCCAACAAGTGCTGTGGTAGAGCCAAGTAACTTTGAAATAAAAGCGGCCCATTATGCACATATCGCTTTATATACGTTATTAGCCTTGCTTATGTTTAGCGGTTACTTGATTTCAACTGCGGATGGCCGAGCCATTGATGTATTTGGATTATTTGCGATACCCGCTTTGCCATTTAGCATTGAAAATCAAGAAGATATATTTGGTGATATCCATTTTTATTTAGCATGGAGTTTGATTTTTTTGTCAATGGTCCATGGTTTGGCGGCGATGAAGCATCACTTTATCAACAAGAACAATACGTTAATGCGTATGTTAAAAGCAGTTGAGTAGAACATTTTAACAATTAATTATTACGATACATACAAGGAAAAATCTATGAATAAGCAATTATTGGCTGGCGGATTAATCGCATTGGCAGCATTCACTTCAACCGTAAAAGCGGCTGACTATAAAGTTGATGTAGAAGGAGCGCACGCCTTTATCGACTTTAAAATTAAACATTTAGGTTATAGCTGGTTGTTAGGGCGCTTTAATACCTTTGATGGTGATTTTTCTTATGATGCCAAATCACCTAATGATGCGAAAATTGCCCTTGAAATTGATGTAAAAAGTATCGATTCAAATCATGCCGAACGAGATAAGCACCTTAGAGGGAAAGACTTTTTAGATGTGAAATCATTCCCTAAAGCAAGCTTTGTCAGTAAAAGTATCAAGTTCAGTGATGATAAAAATGCCGTTGTCACTGGAGACTTCACTTTAAAGGGCGTAACTAAAACGATCACTTTTGATGTTGAGAAAATTGGTGAAGGTAAAGACCCATGGGGCGGTTACCGTGCAGGTTTTTCTGGCTCAACCACATTAACACTTGCTGATTACAACATTACCTATAATTTAGGGCCAGCCTCTACCTATGTTGAAATTGGTCTTCATATTGAAGGTATTCGTAAGTAAATTATTTCAAATTTCATTGATATAAGAATAAAAAGCTAAGTGCATAAATATTCGCACTTAGCTTTTTTGTTTTATCAGAAAAATTCCTGCTTGCTTAGTTTGCTACAAATAATGTAGCATGATTATCGATTTATTTTTTAGGATGAAATGATTATGTCGATACCAATGCCTGGTAAGCAGGTCAGGGGCTCAAAAACCGGTAAACCGATTATGGCGCTATTAGATTTACTTGGTAGAACTTGGGCGCTTGGTATTTTGTGGAACTTGCAACAAGGCTCGGCAACGTTTAGGCAATTACAGCAACGCTGTGAACAAATTTCTCCAACCTTACTTAATAGCCGCTTAAAAGAGCTGAAAGCGTTAAGTTTAGTGATGCTTGATGATGATGGCTATCGATTAACTGAAACAGGTGATTCACTGATGCAGTTTATTTTACCACTCGGCGAGTGGTCAAAGGATTGGGCACAGCAAGTGATTGCTAGAGGTGATGTGTGAGTTTTGCCTACAGTCAGCTACCGTTAGATAGATGTAGCAATGAGCGCAAGAGTATAACTTGGTTAAAAAATGAATTCGCCAAAGCTAGTGTCAAGATATGTGTGATTAATGATGGTCAGTGCTTGTTTGAATTAGCAGCCCTTAAGCCACTTTTTTTAACGAAAGAGCAGCTACCGAGTTTGCAATTAGCACAATGTGCTTTTTTAGGGAAAGATGAGCAAAACGCCTATTTTGCTATTGATTTAAACAAGCTACGTTTTTCTTGTCAGGAACATATTTTAACCATAGGGCAGTGGCAATCACTAAGACAAGCAACCGCAGCTATTTGTGCTTTTGATGCCACTATTTTGGCGTTAGCAAAAGGCTTAGTGCATTGGCATAAAAGTCATCAATATTGTGGCCTTTGTGGCAATATTAGCCGCGCAGTTGAAGCTGGCCATGCGCGAAAATGTACTGAATGTCGAAACTTAACCTTTCCTAGAACCGACCCTGCGGTAATTATGCTGGTAGAACGATTGTTTGCTGATGGAGTTCCTCGATGTTTGTTAGCAAGGCAAGCAAGTTGGCCAGACGGTGTTTACTCAACTTTGGCAGGTTTTGTTGACCCTGGGGAAACATTAGAGATGGCGGTAATTCGAGAGGTTGAAGAAGAAACTAATATTATTGCTAAAAACCCTGAATATGTTGCTTCACAACCTTGGCCATTTCCTGCATCCATTATGCTAGGTTTTGTTGCTGAGGCAGTTACAGAAGATATTGATACCAGCCAAGATAGCTTAGAGCAAGCCCATTGGTTTTCTAGAGAACAACTGCAGGTCTTTGAAGTAAACCGCTCTGTTATTGCCTCTGAAGGAGAGCAAAACTTACCGCAAGATAATGCCCAGCTTGGGCAATTTAAAATGAGTAGTAGTGATTCTATTTCTTCTTACTTGATTAGGGCATGGCTCAATAAGGAGATAGGTAAATATTAGTGTTGCTATTTTCTGCTAGTGAGCTCGATTAAGTTGCTATGCTTGCTGTCTATTATTTTCTAGCTGAACTATGGCTAACTATATCGCATATATAGTTAGCCTATTAATAGCTTCAGATAATTATCTAGCTTGCTTTCGATAAACAAACCCTAAACCTAATAGCATAAGTAGTAAAACTGAAGGCTCAGGAATAGTACCATTTTTAGGTGCTGTAGCAGCTCTAAGCTTGCTTGCATCTGCAAAGTTCATGGTTAGGGTATTCCATGAATCGGCTATACCGTTTGTTGCTGAAGCTCTCATTTCTGATAAAATATAAAATGACTCACCAGGGTTT is a window from the Litorilituus sediminis genome containing:
- a CDS encoding LysR family transcriptional regulator — translated: MIDLSWDDYKIAYQVAIDGSLSKAAQSLGVNHATVLRRVNQLEAKLEVTLFIRHQRGYKLTDAGLLLMDEMPEVIAKFASLANRLQNIEGNLSGELRITTVSSYSSVITPALKAFREKYPKIRLKLISTDDIVPLDTGAAHVSLRAGPKPNGVDLIVKELTQLQTYYYAHQSYIDKHGIPKSFDELNNHLWVLPSKEKHHIPFINHLIQHLDKSNIVFQSNLFPDIHQAVYSGMGIGPVGQHHAKQHDKLVNINLDLPKAEESIWFVYHKDLKHSVRIQTFYQFLMASITRS
- a CDS encoding cytochrome b, with translation MKIRNTEQGFGWLAILLHWLMAITIFGLFGLGLYMVELSYYDAWYKGSLDLHKGIGAFLAIIFIIRLFWRVVNIMPTSAVVEPSNFEIKAAHYAHIALYTLLALLMFSGYLISTADGRAIDVFGLFAIPALPFSIENQEDIFGDIHFYLAWSLIFLSMVHGLAAMKHHFINKNNTLMRMLKAVE
- a CDS encoding YceI family protein, translated to MNKQLLAGGLIALAAFTSTVKAADYKVDVEGAHAFIDFKIKHLGYSWLLGRFNTFDGDFSYDAKSPNDAKIALEIDVKSIDSNHAERDKHLRGKDFLDVKSFPKASFVSKSIKFSDDKNAVVTGDFTLKGVTKTITFDVEKIGEGKDPWGGYRAGFSGSTTLTLADYNITYNLGPASTYVEIGLHIEGIRK
- a CDS encoding winged helix-turn-helix transcriptional regulator — its product is MSIPMPGKQVRGSKTGKPIMALLDLLGRTWALGILWNLQQGSATFRQLQQRCEQISPTLLNSRLKELKALSLVMLDDDGYRLTETGDSLMQFILPLGEWSKDWAQQVIARGDV
- the nudC gene encoding NAD(+) diphosphatase — translated: MSFAYSQLPLDRCSNERKSITWLKNEFAKASVKICVINDGQCLFELAALKPLFLTKEQLPSLQLAQCAFLGKDEQNAYFAIDLNKLRFSCQEHILTIGQWQSLRQATAAICAFDATILALAKGLVHWHKSHQYCGLCGNISRAVEAGHARKCTECRNLTFPRTDPAVIMLVERLFADGVPRCLLARQASWPDGVYSTLAGFVDPGETLEMAVIREVEEETNIIAKNPEYVASQPWPFPASIMLGFVAEAVTEDIDTSQDSLEQAHWFSREQLQVFEVNRSVIASEGEQNLPQDNAQLGQFKMSSSDSISSYLIRAWLNKEIGKY